A section of the Oryza sativa Japonica Group chromosome 1, ASM3414082v1 genome encodes:
- the LOC4327808 gene encoding beta-galactosidase 1 precursor produces MMGRRGSSWCRWWVALLVLAVAADAVGCTSVSYDDRSLVIDGQRRIILSGSIHYPRSTPEMWPDLIKKAKEGGLDAIETYIFWNGHEPHRRQYNFEGNYDVVRFFKEIQNAGMYAILRIGPYICGEWNYGGLPAWLRDIPGMQFRLHNEPFENEMETFTTLIVNKMKDSKMFAEQGGPIILAQIENEYGNIMGKLNNNQSASEYIHWCADMANKQNVGVPWIMCQQDDDVPHNVVNTCNGFYCHDWFPNRTGIPKIWTENWTGWFKAWDKPDFHRSAEDIAFAVAMFFQKRGSLQNYYMYHGGTNFGRTSGGPYITTSYDYDAPLDEYGNLRQPKYGHLKELHSVLKSMEKTLVHGEYFDTNYGDNITVTKYTLDSSSACFINNRFDDKDVNVTLDGATHLLPAWSVSILPDCKTVAFNSAKIKTQTSVMVKKPNTAEQEQESLKWSWMPENLSPFMTDEKGNFRKNELLEQIVTSTDQSDYLWYRTSLNHKGEGSYKLYVNTTGHELYAFVNGKLIGKNHSADGDFVFQLESPVKLHDGKNYISLLSATVGLKNYGPSFEKMPTGIVGGPVKLIDSNGTAIDLSNSSWSYKAGLASEYRQIHLDKPGYKWNGNNGTIPINRPFTWYKATFEAPSGEDAVVVDLLGLNKGVAWVNGNNLGRYWPSYTAAEMAGCHRCDYRGAFQAEGDGTRCLTGCGEPSQRYYHVPRSFLAAGEPNTLLLFEEAGGDPSGVALRTVVPGAVCTSGEAGDAVTLSCGGGHAVSSVDVASFGVGRGRCGGYEGGCESKAAYEAFTAACVGKESCTVEITGAFAGAGCLSGVLTVQATC; encoded by the exons ATGATGGGACGGCGCGGCAGCAGCTGGTGCCGGTGGTGGGTGGCGCTGCTGGTCCTCGCCGTGGCGGCCGATGCCGTGGGCTGCACCAGCGTCAGCTACGACGACCGCAGCCTCGTCATCGACGGCCAGCGCCGGATCATCCTCTCTGGTTCCATCCATTATCCCCGGAGCACTCCCGAG ATGTGGCCGGATCTGATCAAGAAGGCGAAGGAAGGTGGTCTCGATGCCATCGAGACTTACATCTTTTGGAACGGCCATGAGCCGCACCGCCGCCAG TACAATTTTGAGGGTAACTACGATGTCGTCAGGTTCTTCAAGGAGATCCAGAATGCCGGCATGTACGCCATTCTTCGCATTGGCCCGTACATCTGTGGCGAATGGAACTATGG AGGACTTCCAGCTTGGCTACGCGACATCCCTGGAATGCAGTTTAGGCTGCATAATGAGCCTTTTGAg AATGAGATGGAGACATTCACCACTCTTATAGTTAACAAGATGAAGGATTCAAAAATGTTTGCTGAACAAGGAGGACCGATCATCCTTGCTCAG ATTGAGAATGAGTATGGAAACATCATGGGGAAATTAAACAACAACCAGTCTGCATCTGAATACATCCACTGGTGTGCTGACATGGCGAACAAGCAGAACGTCGGTGTCCCATGGATCATGTGTCAACAAGACGACGATGTGCCGCACAATGTG GTCAATACCTGTAATGGATTCTATTGCCATGACTGGTTTCCAAATAGGACAGGCATCCCTAAGATTTGGACAGAGAACTGGACTGgctg GTTCAAAGCTTGGGACAAGCCGGATTTCCATAGGTCAGCTGAAGACATTGCTTTTGCGGTTGCGATGTTCTTCCAAAAGCGTGGATCTCTGCAAAATTACTATATG TACCATGGTGGAACCAACTTTGGTCGTACCTCCGGAGGTCCGTACATCACAACAAGCTATGATTATGACGCGCCTTTGGATGAGTATG GTAATCTCAGGCAACCCAAATATGGTCACTTGAAGGAACTCCACTCCGTGCTCAAGTCCATGGAGAAAACTCTTGTCCATGGAGAGTATTTTGACACCAACTATGGCGATAACATCACA GTTACCAAGTACACTCTGGACTCCTCATCTGCTTGCTTCATCAACAACAGATTTGATGATAAAGATGTCAATGTGACCCTCGATGGAGCCACTCACCTCCTGCCTGCATGGTCAGTCAGCATCTTGCCTGACTGCAAGACTGTTGCCTTCAATAGCGCCAAG ATTAAGACCCAGACGTCTGTCATGGTGAAGAAACCCAACACGgcggagcaggagcaggagagCCTAAAATGGTCTTGGATGCCTGAAAACTTGAGTCCTTTCATGACCGATGAGAAGGGCAACTTTAGGAAGAATGAGCTCTTGGAGCAGATCGTCACGTCAACCGATCAAAGTGATTACCTGTGGTACAGAACaag tcTTAATCACAAAGGAGAAGGGAGCTACAAATTGTACGTGAACACGACTGGCCATGAACTTTATGCCTTTGTGAACGGGAAGCTTATTG GGAAAAACCATTCTGCCGATGGAGATTTTGTCTTCCAACTAGAGTCGCCGGTGAAGCTCCATGATGGCAAGAACTACATCTCTCTTCTGAGTGCAACCGTTGGCCTCAAG AACTATGGCCCTTCGTTCGAAAAGATGCCCACGGGCATTGTTGGAGGCCCTGTTAAGCTGATAGACAGCAATGGCACCGCAATTGATCTCTCCAACAGCTCCTGGTCTTATAAG GCTGGCTTGGCTAGTGAGTACAGGCAGATCCATCTTGACAAGCCAGGCTACAAATGGAATGGCAACAATGGCACCATCCCCATCAACAGGCCTTTTACTTGGTACAAG GCTACATTTGAAGCTCCGTCCGGCGAggacgcggtggtggtggacctGCTGGGCTTGAACAAGGGCGTGGCGTGGGTGAACGGCAACAACCTCGGCCGCTACTGGCCGTCGTacacggcggcggagatggccggCTGCCACCGCTGCGACTACCGCGGCGCGTTCCAGGCGGAGGGCGACGGCACCAGGTGCCTCACGGGCTGCGGCGAGCCGTCGCAGCGCTACTACCACGTGCCGCgctccttcctcgccgccggcgagcccaaCACGCTGCTCCTCttcgaggaggccggcggcgaccccTCGGGCGTCGCCCTCCGCACCGTGGTGCCCGGTGCCGTGTGCACCTCCGGCGAGGCCGGTGACGCCGTCACGCtgtcgtgcggcggcggccacgccgTGTCGAGCGTCGACGTGGCCAGCTTCGGCGTGGGGCGCGGGCGGTGCGGCGGCTACGAGGGCGGGTGCGAGTCCAAGGCGGCGTACGAGGCGTTCACGGCGGCGTGCGTCGGGAAGGAGTCGTGCACGGTGGAGATCACCGGCGCGTTCGCCGGCGCCGGGTGCCTGTCCGGCGTGCTCACCGTCCAGGCCACTTGCTGA
- the LOC9271759 gene encoding callose synthase 7, translated as MAASTSTEVVVPAGAGAGAGAGRWRRDALAHTLGSRRLPEGVADAGERVPDAVAPGVMPFIRAADKVEQDSPRVAFLCRRYAYNKVQRMDPSSVQRGVRQFKTYMSVKLDQDDTQVMGNDAKEIQRFYKSYCAELSRISEKRNFEEVARRYQVASALYEVLRDVTNNKVDSEVMKIAKVIEEKSVHFKNYKYNIIPLNFPGSSEAIVELHEIKGAIDALNSIDGLPMPHMSTMHTDGNKSIRDLLDWLSLAFGFQKSNVENQRENLVLLLANIGTRTAGQDHPLVDTVNKLWKKILQNYQSWCSYLHVSSSIMNVETVTQNKQQLMLLHIGLYLLIWGEASNVRFMPECLCYIFHHMARQLHKMIEENNFQSPPGFEEEGSFLKTAIEPIYKVLQKEAHKSKGGTAGHSTWRNYDDLNEHFWSEKCFARLNWPWDLTADFFYQGRTTSTKPKTNFVEVRTFLHIFRSFNRMWMFFILAFQAMLIVSWSSSGSLSALADATVFRSVLSVFITAALLNFIKVTLDIVLTFQAWGNMDWIQIVRYLLKFFVAIAWIIILPLAYSSSIRYPSGAGKLLNSWVGNWHNPSVYNVAIIIYIVPDILAAFLFLLPQLQNIMERSNWRVIGLIMWWIQPRLYVARGMHEDILSIIKYVFFWVVLLTCKLAFSFYVEISPIIGPTKFLLNQGVGNYEWHEIFPFLPHNLGVVITIWAPIVMVYFMDIQIWYAIFSTAFGGVSGALSHVGEIRTLGMLRARFKSMPEAFNKSHATAHREQACGEGRFFCVWNSFINSLREEDFISDRERDILMAPSFSSSFSVTPWPPFLVASKVPTALHMAMTSKEGDYHELIEKIRLDQARFNAVIECYESLVLILKNLLLDNNDQKIVDAIDKTVLDSVENNTLLEDFHMAEIGKVSNTLAKLLHLLSNESTDGTAERKIINALQDFMEITTRDFMKDGQGILKDENERKQRFTHLDMDMIKESFWKEKFVRLHLLLTMKDSAMDVPTNLDARRRITFFANSLFMKMPKAPQVHDMISFSVLTPYYNEEVLYSSHELNKKNEDGISILFYLQKIYPDEWKNFLERIGVDPENEEAVKGYMDDVRIWASYRGQTLARTVRGMMYYRRALELQCYEDMTNAQADLDGEESARSKAIADIKFTYVVSCQLYGMHKASKDSREKGLYENILNLMLTYPALRIAYIDEKEVPLPNGKMEKQYYSVLVKGNDEEIYRIRLPGKPTDIGEGKPNNQNHAIIFTRGEALQAIDMNQDNYLEEAFKMRNLLEEFLIKHGKSEPTILGVREHIFTGSVSSLAWFMSNQETSFVTIGQRVLANTLKVRFHYGHPDVFDRIFHLTRGGISKASKVINLSEDIFAGFNSTLRQGNVTHHEYIQLGKGRDVGMNQISNFEAKVANGNGEQTLCRDIYRLGHRFDFYRMLSLYFTTVGFYFNSMVAVLTVYVFLYGRLYLVLSGLEKSILQDPQIKNIKPFENALATQSIFQLGMLLVLPMMIEVGLEKGFGRALGEFVIMQLQLASVFFTFHLGTKTHYYGRTILHGGAKYRGTGRGFVVRHAKFAENYRMYSRSHFVKALELLILLVVYLAYGISYRSSSLYLYVTISIWFLVFCWLFAPFVFNPSCFEWHKTVDDWTDWWHWMSNRGGIGLAPEQSWEAWWISEHDHLRNGTIRSLLLEFVLSLRFLIYQYGIVYHLHIVHGNRSFMVYALSWLVIAIVLVSLKVVSMGREKFITNFQLVFRILKGIVFIVLISLVVILFVVFNLTVSDVGASILAFIPTGWFILQIAQLCGPLFRRLVTEPLCALFCSCCTGGTACKGRCCARFRLRSRDVLRKIGPWDSIQEMARMYEYTMGILIFFPIAVLSWFPFVSEFQTRLLFNQAFSRGLQISRILTGQNGSGSKRD; from the exons atggcggcgtcgaCGTCCACGGAGGTGGTAGTGCCGGCGGGTGCGggtgcgggggcgggggcggggaggtggaggcgggaTGCGCTGGCGCACACGCTGGGGTCGCGGAGGCTGCCCGAGGGCGTGGCGGACGCCGGGGAGAGGGTGCCCGACGCCGTCGCGCCGGGGGTCATGCCCTTCATCCGCGCCGCCGACAAGGTCGAGCAGGATAGCCCGCGCGTCGCCTTCCTCT GTCGCCGATATGCGTACAACAAAGTCCAAAGAATGGATCCATCATCAGTCCAACGTGGAGTTCGACAGTTCAAAACATACATGTCAGTTAAGCTAGATCAG GACGACACCCAAGTTATGGGCAATGATGCAAAGGAAATTCAACGATTTTATAAGAGTTATTGTGCTGAGCTGAGTAGGATATCAGAAAAGAGAAACTT TGAGGAAGTGGCTAGACGTTACCAAGTGGCATCTGCTCTTTATGAAGTGTTAAGAGATGTGacaaacaacaaagttgattcTGAG GTGATGAAGATTGCGAAAGTGATTGAGGAGAAGAGTGTTCATTTCAAGAACTACAAGTACAACATTATTCCCCTGAACTTTCCAGGTTCATCTGAGGCAATTGTGGAACTCCATGAG ATAAAAGGTGCTATTGATGCGCTAAATAGCATCGATGGCCTTCCAATGCCACACATGTCTACTATGCACACGGATGGGAATAAATCCATACGAGATTTACTTGACTGGCTTTCACTAGCATTTGGATTTCAG AAATCAAATGTGGAAAATCAAAGAGAAAACTTGGTTTTGCTGCTCGCAAATATTGGCACAAGGACTGCTGGGCAAGACCATCCTCTG GTTGACACTGTGAATAAATTATGGAAAAAGATACTTCAGAACTACCAATCATGGTGTAGCTATTTGCATGTTAGTTCAAGTATCAT GAACGTTGAGACAGTCACACAAAATAAACAACAATTAATGCTCCTTCACATTGGGTTGTATCTTCTTATCTGGGGTGAGGCCTCGAATGTTCGTTTTATGCCTGAGTGCCTGTGCTACATATTTCACCAT ATGGCAAGACAGTTGCACAAAATGATCGAAGAAAATAATTTTCAATCACCACCAGGATTTGAAGAAGAGGGATCATTTCTGAAAACTGCCATTGAACCTATCTACAAGGTTTTGCAGAAA GAAGCACATAAGAGTAAAGGTGGTACAGCTGGCCACTCTACTTGGAGAAACTATGACGATTTGAACGAACACTTTTG GTCAGAGAAATGTTTTGCAAGGCTTAACTGGCCATGGGACCTTACAGCGGACTTCTTTTATCAAGGG CGCACTACATCAACAAAGCCCAAAACGAATTTTGTTGAAGTCCGCACATTTCTACACATATTTAGAAGTTTTAATCGAATGTGGATGTTTTTCATACTAGCTTTTCAG GCAATGCTAATAGTATCATGGAGTTCGTCTGGATCTCTTTCTGCGCTTGCTGATGCAACTGTTTTCAGAAGTGTTTTAAGTGTCTTTATAACAGCTGCTCTACTCAACTTCATTAAAG TAACTCTGGACATAGTGCTTACTTTCCAAGCATGGGGGAATATGGACTGGATACAAATAGTCAGATATCTATTAAAATTCTTCGTGGCCATTGCTTGGATAATAATTCTTCCATTAGCATATTCTAGTTCCATCAGATACCCATCTGGTGCTGGAAAACTCCTGAATAGTTGGGTAGGAAATTGGCATAACCCGTCAGTATATAATGTTgcaatcatcatatatatagtCCCGGACATTTTGGCTgcctttcttttcttgttgCCACAACTTCAGAATATCATGGAACGCTCAAACTGGCGTGTAATTGGTCTTATTATGTGGTGGATTCAG CCAAGATTATATGTTGCACGTGGTATGCATGAAGATATATTGTCCATTATTAA GTATGTCTTCTTTTGGGTCGTTTTGCTCACCTGCAAGCTTGCATTTAGTTTTTATGTTGAG ATATCCCCAATTATTGGTCCGACAAAGTTCCTTCTTAACCAAGGAGTTGGGAACTATGAGTGGCATGAAATCTTCCCTTTCC TGCCACACAACCTTGGTGTCGTCATTACTATATGGGCCCCAATCGTCATG GTGTACTTCATGGATATACAAATATGGTATGCTATTTTTTCAACTGCATTTGGGGGTGTTTCAGGTGCCCTTAGTCATGTTGGTGAG ATACGTACCCTTGGCATGTTAAGAGCCAGATTCAAATCAATGCCAGAAGCTTTCAATAAAAGCCATGCAACAGCGCATAGAGAG CAAGCATGTGGTGAGGGGAGATTTTTTTGTGTTTGGAATTCATTCATCAATTCCTTACGAGAGGAAGACTTCATAAGTGATAG AGAAAGGGACATACTGATGGCTCCGTCATTTTCAAGTAGTTTTTCTGTTACTCCATGGCCTCCTTTCCTTGTTGCCAGTAAG GTACCCACAGCTCTTCACATGGCCATGACTTCTAAAGAAGGGGATTACCATGAGTTGATTGAAAAAATCAGACTAGACCAAGCTAGATTCAATGCTGTCATAGAATGCTACGAGTCCTTGGTTCTTATTCTTAAGAATCTTCTGCTAGACAATAATGATCAGAA AATCGTCGATGCCATTGATAAAACAGTGCTTGATAGTGTGGAAAATAATACACTTTTGGAAGATTTTCATATGGCAGAGATTGGCAAAGTCAGCAACACGCTGGCAAAATTATTGCATCTACTG AGCAATGAATCTACTGATGGTACTGCTGAGAGAAAAATCATTAATGCTCTGCAAGATTTTATGGAAATTACTACACGGGATTTCATGAAAGATGGACAGGG TATTTTGAAAGATGAGAATGAGAGAAAGCAGAGGTTCACACATTTAGACATGGATATGATAAAGGAATCGTTTTGGAAGGAGAAG TTTGTCCGGTTGCACTTATTGTTGACTATGAAGGATTCCGCAATGGATGTACCAACAAATTTGGATGCTCGGCGTAGGATCACCTTCTTTGCAAACTCACTGTTCATGAAAATGCCAAAAGCACCTCAAGTTCATGATATGATTTCATTTAG TGTTTTGACTCCATATTATAATGAGGAAGTGCTCTATTCTTCTCATGAACTGAATAAGAAGAATGAAGATGGCATTTCAATTTTGTTCTATCTACAAAAGATTTATCCAG ATGAATGGAAGAACTTTCTAGAACGCATTGGAGTTGACCCAGAAAATGAAGAGGCAGTAAAAGGGTACATGGATGATGTCCGTATCTGGGCATCTTACCGTGGTCAAACACTTGCCAGAACTG TGAGAGGAATGATGTACTACAGACGAGCTCTTGAACTACAATGCTATGAGGATATGACAAATGCTCAAG CTGATTTAGACGGAGAGGAATCTGCAAGGTCCAAGGCCATTGCTGATATAAAATTCACTTATGTTGTTTCCTGCCAACTCTATGGCATGCATAAGGCATCAAAGGATTCCCGTGAAAAAGGTCTTTATGAAAACATCTTAAATCTCATGTTAAC GTATCCAGCATTGCGTATTGCTTACATTGATGAGAAAGAAGTGCCATTACCAAATGGTAAAATGGAGAAACAATATTACTCAGTTCTTGTGAAAGGCAATGATGAG GAAATTTACCGGATAAGGCTCCCAGGTAAACCAACAGATATTGGCGAGGGAAAGCCTAATAATCAAAATCACGCTATAATCTTCACTAGAGGAGAAGCGCTTCAAGCAATTGACATGAACCAG GATAATTACCTTGAGGAAGCATTTAAAATGAGAAATCTACTGGAAGAGTTCCTTATTAAACACGGAAAGTCTGAACCAACAATATTGGGTGTTCGCGAACATATCTTTACTGGGAG TGTTTCATCCCTTGCGTGGTTTATGTCAAACCAAGAGACTAGTTTCGTTACCATTGGACAACGTGTTCTTGCGAACACTCTCAA GGTACGATTCCATTATGGTCACCCTGATGTTTTCGATAGAATCTTTCACCTCACAAGGGGTGGCATAAGCAAGGCATCAAAGGTTATCAACCTTAGCGAGGATATCTTTGCAG GATTCAATTCAACCCTGCGGCAAGGAAATGTTACTCATCATGAATATATACAGCTGGGTAAAGGACGTGATGTTGGAATGAATCAAATATCCAACTTTGAGGCCAAGGTGGCAAACGGAAATGGTGAACAAACACTCTGTCGAGATATTTATCGACTAGGGCACAGATTTGATTTCTACAGGATGTTGTCTCTATACTTCACTACAGTTGGTTTCTACTTCAATAGTATG GTGGCTGTTCTTACAGTgtatgtatttttatacgggAGGTTATATCTTGTTTTGAGTGGCCTAGAGAAGTCAATTCTCCAGGATCCACAAATTAAGAACATCAAGCCCTTTGAAAATGCACTTGCAACTCAATCTATTTTCCAACTTGGAATGTTGCTCGTCCTCCCTATGATGATAGAGGTTGGCTTGGAGAAAGGATTTGGCAGAGCCTTGGGAGAGTTTGTAATAATGCAACTTCAATTAGCTTCTGTTTTCTTCACTTTCCATCTTGGAACGAAGACTCACTACTATGGAAGAACAATACTTCATGGTGGTGCAAAATATAGAGGTACAGGCCGGGGGTTTGTTGTGCGCCATGCAAAGTTTGCTGAGAATTACCGGATGTATTCCCGGAGCCACTTTGTGAAAGCACTGGAGCTACTCATTCTTTTGGTTGTCTATCTAGCTTATGGCATTTCGTACAGGAGCTCAAGTTTGTATCTATATGTCACAATTTCAATATGGTTCCTTGTTTTCTGTTGGCTGTTTGCACCTTTTGTCTTCAATCCATCATGCTTTGAGTGGCACAAGACTGTTGATGACTGGACTGACTGGTGGCATTGGATGAGCAATAGAGGAGGTATTGGCCTGGCACCAGAGCAAAGTTGGGAGGCTTGGTGGATAAGTGAACATGACCACCTGAGGAATGGTACAATACGTAGCCTGCTGTTGGAGTTCGTCCTCTCCCTTCGCTTCTTGATATACCAATATGGTATTGTTTATCATTTACACATAGTGCATGGGAACAGAAGCTTCATG GTGTATGCACTATCATGGCTGGTTATAGCTATAGTTCTTGTATCACTTAAG GTCGTCTCAATGGGGAGAGAGAAGTTTATTACCAATTTTCAACTTGTATTCCGTATCCTCAAGGGCATTGTCTTTATTGTCCTCATCAGCTTGGTGGTCATATTATTTGTTGTTTTCAATCTGACTGTCTCTGATGTTGGTGCCAGTATTTTGGCATTCATCCCTACTGGCTGGTTTATTCTTCAG ATTGCACAGCTCTGTGGACCATTGTTCCGGAGATTGGTGACGGAGCCGCTCTGCGCCCTGTTCTGTTCATGTTGCACCGGGGGCACCGCATGCAAGGGGCGTTGCTGCGCCAGGTTTAGGCTGAGGAGCCGGGATGTGCTCCGCAAGATCGGGCCATGGGACTCCATCCAGGAGATGGCGAGGATGTACGAGTACACCATGGGGAtcctcatcttcttccccaTCGCCGTCCTGTCGTGGTTCCCCTTCGTCTCCGAGTTTCAGACTCGGCTGCTCTTCAACCAGGCCTTCAGCCGGGGGCTGCAGATCTCCAGGATCCTCACCGGCCAGAATGGTAGCGGCTCAAAGAGGGACTGA